The DNA sequence ATTTTCAAATTGTATAAATTTTAAAGGGAGAGTGGCATGCAACAGCGCACAATCCAGAAGCCTATCGAAGTGGTTGGTATTGGTTTGCATAAGGGTGAACCAATCAAGTTACGCCTCGAACCGTTAGATGTAGATGCCGGTATTGTCTTTTATCGAGAAGACCTTGCTCTTTCTGTCCCTCTTTCTCCCGCTTCTGTAATTGATACCCGTATGGCAACTGTAATTGGAAATGAAAAAGGATTTATCTCCACGATTGAACATTTTCTCTCTGCACTGTATGCTTACGGGATTGACAATCTTCGCATCATTATTGATGGTAATGAGATGCCTATTATGGATGGTTCGGCAATTTCCTTCTGTTTGTTGCTTGATGAAGCAGGTATTGCAATGCAACATGCTCCTAAAAAAGTGATTTGTGTTAAAAAGAGTGTAGAGGTACAAGAGGGGCAGAAGTGTGTTCAGCTCTCTCCAAATGAGAGTGCAGAATTTGATTTTAAGATTGACTTTGATCATCCTGTGATTGGAGAGCAGAAGTATTGTTTAAAGTTTAGTACACATAACTTTATTGAAGAGATTGCACGTGCAAGGACATTTGGGTTTGCTAAAGATATTCAGTACCTTCAAAGTCAAAATTTAGCACTTGGTGCCAACTTACAGAATGCTATTGGACTTGATGACCATAAAGTGCTAAACCCTGAAGGATTGCGTTTTGAGAATGAATTTGTACGTCATAAGATTCTTGATGCCATGGGAGATATGATGGTTTCTGGACACAATATTCTTGGTCAGTATAGGTCATTTGCAGGAAGCCACAATCTCAATTACCGACTTGTCTCTAAGTTGCTTTCAGATAGTAAAAATTATGAGATAGTAGCAGTTGAAATGC is a window from the Sulfurovum sp. genome containing:
- the lpxC gene encoding UDP-3-O-acyl-N-acetylglucosamine deacetylase, which translates into the protein MQQRTIQKPIEVVGIGLHKGEPIKLRLEPLDVDAGIVFYREDLALSVPLSPASVIDTRMATVIGNEKGFISTIEHFLSALYAYGIDNLRIIIDGNEMPIMDGSAISFCLLLDEAGIAMQHAPKKVICVKKSVEVQEGQKCVQLSPNESAEFDFKIDFDHPVIGEQKYCLKFSTHNFIEEIARARTFGFAKDIQYLQSQNLALGANLQNAIGLDDHKVLNPEGLRFENEFVRHKILDAMGDMMVSGHNILGQYRSFAGSHNLNYRLVSKLLSDSKNYEIVAVEMLQSRDFAKSFA